One genomic window of Acidobacteriota bacterium includes the following:
- the ftsZ gene encoding cell division protein FtsZ codes for MQDDNGLRISFNEEFRNDARIKVIGVGGGGNNAVNRMIDSGMENIEFIAANTDLQALRMSRAGIKIQLGVKLTNGLGAGANPEIGRKAALEDSDKIIEALEGADMIFVTAGLGGGTGTGAAPIIASLASEMGALTVAVVTKPFAFEGKRRMQQAERGVSELMESIDTTIVIPNEKLLGVAENAGFFESFRVADDILRQGVQGIADIITIPGIINRDFADVKAIMAGMGYAVMGTATAAGERRTMEAAQRAIASPLLEAGAIDGARGILINITGSSSLKLAEVQQACTIIQGAAHEDANIIFGAVLDEKMKDAVKITVIATGFKESGMRRPRMHENSDPVIVSRHYERSYTPEPTMDPEPVMEREPAFEPDMPAPFEVAEPVAMSQQHADVISLDSMRVPPPSYTPDDLDVPAFLRKRNDVM; via the coding sequence ATGCAAGACGACAACGGACTCCGCATCAGCTTCAACGAAGAATTCCGCAACGACGCCCGCATCAAAGTGATCGGCGTCGGCGGCGGCGGCAACAATGCCGTCAACCGCATGATCGATTCCGGCATGGAGAACATCGAATTCATCGCCGCCAACACCGATCTGCAGGCGCTGCGGATGTCCCGCGCCGGAATCAAGATCCAACTCGGCGTGAAACTGACTAACGGCCTCGGCGCCGGAGCCAATCCTGAAATCGGACGCAAAGCCGCGCTCGAAGATTCCGACAAGATCATCGAAGCCCTCGAAGGTGCCGACATGATCTTCGTGACCGCCGGACTCGGCGGCGGCACGGGCACCGGCGCAGCCCCGATCATCGCGTCACTAGCCAGCGAGATGGGCGCGCTGACCGTCGCGGTCGTCACTAAGCCATTTGCCTTTGAAGGCAAACGCCGCATGCAGCAAGCCGAACGCGGCGTCTCCGAACTGATGGAGTCGATCGACACCACCATCGTCATCCCGAACGAAAAGTTGCTCGGCGTCGCCGAGAATGCTGGTTTCTTTGAATCGTTCAGAGTGGCCGACGACATCCTGCGTCAAGGCGTGCAGGGCATCGCGGACATCATCACGATCCCCGGCATCATCAATCGCGATTTCGCCGACGTAAAGGCCATCATGGCGGGCATGGGATACGCCGTCATGGGCACCGCGACCGCTGCTGGCGAGCGCCGCACCATGGAAGCCGCACAACGAGCCATTGCATCTCCGTTGCTCGAAGCCGGAGCCATCGACGGAGCACGCGGGATCCTTATCAACATCACAGGATCGAGTTCCCTGAAGCTGGCCGAGGTGCAGCAGGCCTGCACCATCATTCAAGGCGCAGCGCACGAAGACGCCAACATTATCTTTGGAGCTGTGCTCGACGAAAAGATGAAAGACGCCGTCAAGATCACCGTGATCGCAACCGGCTTCAAGGAATCGGGAATGCGGCGTCCGCGAATGCACGAGAATAGCGACCCAGTGATCGTTTCCCGTCACTACGAGCGCTCGTACACGCCCGAGCCGACCATGGATCCGGAGCCAGTGATGGAGCGGGAGCCTGCGTTCGAGCCGGACATGCCTGCGCCGTTCGAAGTGGCCGAACCCGTAGCGATGAGCCAGCAACATGCGGACGTGATTTCGCTCGACAGCATGCGTGTCCCGCCGCCGAGCTACACGCCGGACGACCTTGATGTGCCGGCATTCCTTCGCAAACGCAATGATGTAATGTAG
- the ftsA gene encoding cell division protein FtsA → MPSQPPNFVTAIDVGSAKTCVLVAEVGEHGLRYRGHGISESRGMRKGVISELDKAVGSIQKAVENAEDVAGIAVEHALVGVAGAHIRGMNSHGGITFGARSREIARDDIRQAVDKARTMPLPADREILHLLPQEFILDDQPGVQDPTGMMATRLEVRVHIVTGASNATQNVITAVNKAGVHVDDTVFEPLACADSVLRADERELGICLADMGAGSCDLIVFQQGAVAHTAVIPVGGDHFTSDLSVGMCTGLAEAETLKRNFGNAVATLIPEGNEVEVPSVGDRPSRLMSQRMVGEILEPRAYELFEMLRENLRQAGVLDHCIAGFVLSGGASRLPGILDVAESVLRKSARLAWPTPMAKMPALLAEPEFSTALGMVYYGHRARIARGLQDGGWSSRMKAMFAKKGA, encoded by the coding sequence ATGCCCAGTCAGCCTCCCAATTTTGTGACCGCCATTGATGTCGGCAGCGCCAAGACCTGCGTTCTGGTCGCCGAGGTCGGCGAACACGGCCTCCGCTATCGCGGACACGGGATCAGCGAATCCCGCGGCATGCGCAAAGGCGTGATCAGCGAGTTGGATAAGGCAGTAGGCAGCATCCAGAAAGCGGTGGAGAATGCCGAAGACGTAGCCGGAATCGCCGTCGAACACGCCCTGGTAGGAGTTGCGGGAGCGCATATCCGCGGCATGAACAGTCACGGCGGCATCACGTTCGGTGCTCGCTCGCGGGAAATTGCGCGTGACGACATCCGCCAGGCCGTCGACAAGGCTCGCACGATGCCGCTGCCCGCCGACCGCGAGATTCTTCACTTGCTGCCGCAGGAGTTCATCCTCGACGACCAGCCCGGCGTGCAGGATCCAACCGGCATGATGGCGACGCGCCTTGAAGTGCGCGTGCACATCGTGACCGGCGCCTCCAACGCCACCCAGAATGTGATTACGGCGGTTAACAAAGCAGGCGTACATGTCGACGACACGGTATTCGAACCGCTCGCCTGCGCTGACTCCGTGCTGCGCGCCGACGAACGGGAACTTGGTATCTGTCTCGCCGACATGGGAGCGGGCTCCTGCGATTTGATCGTCTTTCAGCAAGGCGCGGTCGCCCACACTGCGGTAATTCCAGTTGGTGGCGATCACTTCACGAGCGATCTTTCCGTCGGCATGTGTACCGGGCTCGCGGAAGCAGAAACGCTCAAGAGAAATTTTGGCAATGCGGTCGCGACGCTGATTCCAGAAGGTAACGAAGTCGAGGTGCCGTCGGTGGGTGATCGCCCCTCCCGCCTGATGTCCCAGCGCATGGTAGGAGAAATCCTGGAACCCCGCGCCTACGAACTCTTTGAAATGTTGCGCGAAAACCTCCGCCAAGCCGGCGTTCTCGATCACTGCATCGCCGGATTCGTGCTGAGCGGGGGCGCCTCGCGCCTTCCCGGAATTCTGGACGTGGCCGAGTCTGTTCTGCGAAAGTCCGCGCGACTGGCATGGCCGACACCGATGGCAAAAATGCCGGCGCTGTTGGCGGAACCAGAATTCTCCACGGCACTAGGCATGGTGTACTACGGCCACCGGGCGCGCATAGCGCGCGGTCTTCAGGACGGCGGCTGGAGTTCGCGCATGAAAGCGATGTTCGCCAAAAAAGGCGCGTAG
- a CDS encoding FtsQ-type POTRA domain-containing protein — protein sequence MYPLPSQAPERESFDDSRLMDLEAEQESPFLRGQKRVSARRSTLPKQTANRLKWVLLAVFVLGILTGVEESVRSYLKHSWRFRINSSDQIEVSGTQDVTKSKVMEVMGGEIGRNIFSVPLMERKAELEQIPWVESASVMRFVPNRLGVEIHERTPVAFARIGSRISLIDAGGTLMELAPNAKKKYSFPVIAGMNSGEPLSTRSARMKNYNDLVQQLDSGGASYSRELSEVDLTDPEDVKVVAADPSGEVLVHLGSENYLQRYKTYVTNVQQWRQKFDKLESVDLRYDGQIIVNPDLEGIRRPAALTLAAAKAAMSAGVKNGAIVNYEKYATHPVPYGPPKKPSKVAAKVPARAVTHRAAVKAKGKHSPAPKNAHAQSAANKVIAASAKKPIVDSNKGAKSVSSAPSAKAKTAPSVGPSPVASPKPVQSAALPSAASTGQKKPSAGIPKEASPNPR from the coding sequence TTGTATCCTCTTCCCAGCCAGGCTCCTGAGCGTGAGTCGTTCGACGACTCGCGTCTAATGGATCTCGAAGCGGAGCAGGAATCTCCATTCCTCCGCGGACAAAAACGAGTCTCGGCACGCCGAAGTACTCTTCCGAAACAAACTGCCAATCGACTGAAGTGGGTACTTCTCGCCGTTTTTGTTCTCGGGATTCTCACAGGAGTAGAAGAGTCGGTCAGAAGCTACCTCAAACACTCTTGGCGATTCCGCATCAATTCCAGCGACCAGATTGAAGTTTCCGGGACGCAGGATGTCACGAAAAGTAAGGTGATGGAAGTGATGGGTGGCGAAATTGGCCGCAACATCTTCTCGGTCCCACTGATGGAACGCAAAGCCGAGCTCGAACAGATCCCGTGGGTGGAATCAGCCAGCGTGATGCGTTTCGTGCCTAATCGCCTGGGTGTGGAAATCCACGAACGCACGCCAGTTGCCTTTGCGCGCATCGGGTCGCGCATCTCCCTGATCGATGCAGGGGGCACGCTCATGGAACTGGCGCCGAACGCCAAGAAGAAATATTCGTTCCCGGTAATTGCTGGCATGAATTCCGGTGAGCCTCTCTCGACGCGCTCCGCCCGCATGAAGAACTACAACGACCTGGTGCAGCAACTCGACTCCGGTGGCGCGAGCTATTCCCGCGAACTGAGTGAAGTCGACCTCACCGATCCGGAAGATGTGAAAGTGGTTGCTGCCGATCCCAGCGGAGAAGTGCTGGTGCATCTGGGTTCAGAGAATTACTTGCAGCGCTACAAGACCTATGTCACGAACGTGCAGCAGTGGCGGCAGAAGTTCGACAAACTGGAGTCGGTCGATCTGCGCTATGACGGCCAGATTATCGTGAACCCGGATCTCGAAGGGATACGGCGTCCGGCGGCACTGACGCTCGCTGCCGCGAAGGCGGCGATGTCTGCCGGAGTCAAGAATGGGGCGATCGTCAACTACGAGAAGTATGCAACGCATCCGGTCCCCTACGGACCGCCGAAGAAGCCGTCCAAAGTCGCAGCGAAAGTCCCTGCAAGAGCGGTGACGCATCGCGCTGCAGTCAAGGCAAAAGGGAAGCACTCGCCCGCTCCCAAGAACGCTCACGCGCAATCTGCAGCCAACAAGGTGATCGCGGCTTCCGCCAAAAAGCCGATCGTAGATTCGAACAAGGGCGCGAAATCTGTGTCCTCGGCTCCCTCGGCAAAAGCAAAGACGGCTCCGAGCGTTGGACCATCACCAGTCGCATCGCCGAAACCAGTGCAATCGGCCGCGTTGCCATCAGCCGCCAGCACCGGACAAAAGAAGCCAAGCGCCGGCATTCCCAAGGAGGCCTCGCCTAACCCGCGATAA
- a CDS encoding UDP-N-acetylmuramate--L-alanine ligase: MFAKIQRIHFVGIGGIGMSGIAEVLLNLGYKISGSDLKTTAVTQRLASLGATTYDGHAATNVANVDVVVTSSAVTADNPEVTEARRLHVPVIPRAEMLAELMRLKYGIAIAGMHGKTTTTSMVAAVLAAGGLDPTVVVGGRVDALGSNARLGKSQYLVAEADESDRSFLKLSPIVSVVTNIDREHMDCYRDMRDVRRTFLEFMEKVPFYGLVVGCNDDPILERLLPRVHRRVMTYGTALGSDFLIRVTSTGTAPGGRVPRTQFHVAYKEKDLGEFTLHVPGLHNVLNATAAIAVGTALDVPPDQIRSGLDQFRGVDRRFQLRGQAAGVTVIDDYGHHPTEIRATLAAARQCGFNRVHVIFQPHRYTRTRDLMEDFGTAFADADSIFVLDIYAASEKPIPGVTAEALARHITEKGNRDALHVASFVDASAAIAALAQPGDMILTLGAGNVSQLGPIILERLEKKSLVDGR, from the coding sequence ATGTTCGCCAAGATTCAGCGCATCCATTTCGTAGGCATCGGCGGCATCGGCATGAGCGGCATTGCCGAAGTCTTGCTGAACCTTGGCTACAAGATTTCAGGCTCTGACCTGAAGACGACCGCCGTAACCCAGCGTCTCGCAAGCCTGGGTGCGACCACCTATGACGGCCACGCCGCCACGAACGTCGCGAACGTGGACGTCGTCGTCACCAGTTCGGCCGTGACCGCTGACAATCCCGAAGTCACAGAGGCACGCCGTCTGCATGTCCCAGTTATTCCGCGCGCGGAGATGCTGGCCGAACTGATGCGCCTGAAGTACGGGATTGCCATCGCCGGCATGCATGGAAAGACAACTACCACCTCAATGGTTGCTGCCGTTCTTGCCGCCGGTGGCCTCGACCCCACGGTCGTCGTCGGAGGGCGCGTCGACGCTCTGGGCTCGAATGCCCGCCTTGGCAAATCGCAATACCTGGTGGCCGAAGCCGACGAAAGCGACCGGTCATTTCTCAAGCTTTCGCCGATCGTCTCGGTCGTGACCAACATCGATCGCGAACATATGGACTGCTACCGCGACATGCGCGACGTCCGGCGGACGTTCCTCGAATTCATGGAGAAAGTTCCGTTCTACGGATTGGTCGTGGGCTGCAATGACGATCCCATTCTCGAACGCCTTCTGCCCAGAGTTCACCGCCGGGTGATGACCTACGGCACCGCGCTCGGCTCCGACTTTCTGATTCGCGTCACCAGCACTGGCACTGCGCCGGGTGGACGAGTTCCGCGCACACAATTTCACGTTGCTTACAAGGAGAAAGACCTCGGTGAATTCACCCTGCACGTTCCCGGTCTCCACAACGTGCTGAATGCGACGGCCGCCATCGCGGTAGGAACCGCCCTCGATGTTCCGCCCGACCAGATTCGCTCCGGCCTCGACCAATTCCGCGGCGTCGACCGCCGCTTTCAACTGCGAGGGCAGGCCGCTGGCGTCACCGTGATCGACGACTACGGACACCATCCCACGGAGATTCGAGCCACGCTCGCGGCCGCCAGGCAATGCGGGTTTAACCGTGTCCACGTCATCTTCCAGCCTCACCGCTATACCCGAACCCGCGATTTGATGGAAGATTTCGGTACCGCATTCGCCGATGCCGACTCGATTTTCGTCCTCGACATCTATGCCGCTAGCGAAAAGCCCATCCCAGGAGTGACGGCGGAAGCCCTCGCCCGTCACATCACCGAAAAGGGCAACCGGGACGCCCTGCACGTGGCGTCTTTTGTCGATGCCTCGGCTGCCATTGCTGCCCTGGCCCAGCCCGGGGACATGATTCTGACCCTGGGAGCCGGAAACGTCTCCCAGCTTGGCCCGATTATTCTGGAGCGCCTCGAGAAGAAGTCGTTGGTCGACGGTCGTTAG
- the murG gene encoding undecaprenyldiphospho-muramoylpentapeptide beta-N-acetylglucosaminyltransferase — protein sequence MRIVIAGGGTGGHVIPALAIAHQLKKQFAAEVLFIGTARGIETRLVPQAGFPLELIKVGALKNVSLMTRARTMFDLPRALWVAGRMLNDFDPDVVIGVGGYASGPAMFAAIRRRIPTLAFEPNVVPGFANRMVARWVTVAAVHFEETCEYFPRCKVTGVPVREAFFSIPTKVGGAPTLLVFGGSQGARAINQAMIESLPGLRERIPGLHIIHQTGQRDYEMVLAAYEKAGALGEVHKFIDDMPGTFARADLLVCRSGASTVAEIAAAGKAAIFVPFPRAADDHQNVNARALEKAGAAIVVEESNLEAAYLVDTIAAVIGDPRRLQNMSEAAKSLAHPKAVEEIAAMVEGLIARE from the coding sequence ATGCGCATCGTCATCGCAGGTGGCGGCACCGGGGGACATGTGATCCCCGCCCTCGCCATCGCTCATCAACTCAAAAAGCAGTTCGCTGCCGAAGTGCTCTTTATCGGCACGGCGCGCGGCATTGAGACACGCCTCGTCCCGCAAGCCGGATTCCCGCTCGAACTGATCAAAGTCGGCGCGCTCAAGAACGTCAGCTTGATGACCCGTGCCCGGACCATGTTTGACCTGCCCCGCGCCCTCTGGGTTGCCGGACGCATGCTCAATGACTTCGATCCCGACGTCGTGATCGGCGTTGGCGGATACGCCTCCGGCCCCGCTATGTTCGCTGCGATCCGACGGCGCATTCCGACGCTGGCTTTCGAGCCAAACGTTGTCCCGGGATTTGCCAACCGCATGGTGGCGCGCTGGGTGACGGTGGCAGCGGTGCACTTTGAAGAAACCTGTGAATACTTTCCGCGCTGCAAAGTGACCGGTGTTCCGGTGCGCGAAGCATTCTTTAGCATCCCGACAAAAGTCGGCGGCGCGCCAACTCTGCTCGTTTTTGGAGGAAGCCAGGGTGCACGCGCCATTAATCAGGCGATGATCGAATCGTTGCCCGGACTGCGCGAGAGAATCCCGGGCCTCCACATCATTCATCAGACCGGCCAGCGCGACTACGAAATGGTCTTGGCGGCCTATGAGAAGGCGGGCGCGCTTGGGGAAGTCCACAAATTTATCGACGACATGCCGGGGACGTTTGCGCGCGCCGACCTGCTCGTCTGCCGCTCGGGAGCGAGCACCGTGGCCGAGATCGCGGCAGCGGGTAAAGCGGCCATCTTTGTGCCATTCCCCCGCGCTGCGGACGACCATCAGAATGTAAATGCCCGGGCTTTAGAAAAGGCCGGGGCTGCAATTGTCGTCGAAGAATCGAATTTGGAAGCAGCGTATCTGGTCGATACGATCGCGGCCGTGATCGGCGATCCGCGCCGGCTCCAGAACATGTCGGAGGCTGCGAAGTCGCTCGCGCATCCCAAGGCGGTCGAAGAAATCGCTGCGATGGTCGAGGGTCTTATCGCTCGCGAATAA